A genomic window from Butyricicoccus intestinisimiae includes:
- a CDS encoding DUF3848 domain-containing protein, whose protein sequence is MLDELYTLLFKRMAEEQDRYRAWLVGLPPEEILDYAHDYYVRLDILIAIQDMNLTEEQLLALLDSPTPLEDVVRTFWKADIDQLETIKYSIEQTADDAINRRNWL, encoded by the coding sequence ATGTTAGACGAATTGTACACACTGCTTTTCAAGCGTATGGCAGAGGAACAGGACCGGTACAGAGCTTGGCTGGTAGGATTACCACCAGAAGAAATTCTGGATTATGCGCATGACTACTACGTGAGACTAGATATTCTCATAGCGATACAGGATATGAACTTGACAGAGGAACAATTGCTTGCATTGTTGGATTCTCCAACGCCTTTGGAAGACGTTGTTCGAACGTTTTGGAAGGCAGATATAGACCAATTGGAAACAATCAAGTATTCCATTGAGCAAACGGCAGACGATGCGATAAATCGGAGGAATTGGCTATGA
- a CDS encoding DEAD/DEAH box helicase family protein: protein MDSTGKISCKGLIVIYQLTTSKHTLNTHVSDLIHAADIVSFPSNSAIFLNVGTGGGKSYFCKHTLYNVAAKQNKRVLYIISRANPRDQFYNEIVKAGKQDYISITTYQALESRILAGEPYVLYKYDYIVFDEYHRFISDSIIDTNTDLLLKEVFNCSAVRFFLSATPYGMDTYLQQRFSQKNIYYTSYYLPACYKSMTLRVYQNQISIEHVLSKAINENVKAVCFSTNIQLLRDLYQKYRECSLFICSEANNEYSKYVDEDSKQAMLESEKLPCIILFATTCLDIGFNLNDTSIKYIICDLDDIDQIKQCIGRRRIKHETDSLQVYVKDQSTSMMQRSIKDWEKKIEPVIYLNRYGEVAYKQRYLQRHQYKPSRLIFWGSDERGNPLLQASELTYRYYVHRIKRCREVLNSGKNFLSFLQGEFDCNTIDREIALHSNIVRYVYLLRVVGKEFDLQERKEFCRQLNYRDTYRNLVKTIDKINKELQAECLPFEVQKIIVKKQTFWMVTLIE from the coding sequence GTGGATAGCACAGGTAAAATTTCTTGTAAAGGACTGATTGTTATTTATCAACTAACTACCAGTAAACATACGCTGAATACACATGTATCAGATTTGATTCATGCTGCCGACATTGTATCTTTTCCCTCTAACTCTGCTATCTTTTTAAATGTAGGTACAGGCGGTGGCAAAAGTTACTTCTGTAAACATACATTATATAATGTAGCAGCCAAGCAAAATAAAAGAGTCCTCTACATAATCAGTAGAGCTAACCCGCGCGATCAGTTTTACAACGAGATTGTAAAAGCTGGCAAGCAAGATTACATCTCTATTACCACCTATCAAGCTCTTGAGTCTCGTATATTAGCAGGAGAACCATACGTCTTATACAAGTACGATTACATTGTATTTGACGAATATCATCGTTTTATATCCGACTCTATCATAGATACCAATACAGATTTGTTATTGAAAGAAGTATTCAATTGTTCTGCTGTACGTTTCTTTTTATCTGCTACGCCATATGGTATGGATACCTATTTACAGCAAAGGTTTTCACAAAAAAATATCTATTATACTTCTTATTATCTGCCAGCTTGCTACAAATCAATGACGCTTCGTGTGTATCAGAATCAAATCAGCATCGAACACGTTCTATCTAAAGCCATCAATGAAAATGTAAAAGCTGTTTGTTTCTCAACCAACATTCAGCTTCTACGAGACTTGTACCAGAAATATAGAGAATGCTCTCTGTTCATCTGTTCAGAAGCCAATAACGAGTATTCAAAGTATGTTGATGAAGATAGTAAGCAAGCAATGTTGGAGTCAGAAAAGCTACCTTGCATCATTCTGTTTGCGACTACTTGTCTTGATATTGGATTCAATCTGAACGATACCAGTATCAAATATATCATCTGCGATCTGGATGATATAGATCAAATCAAGCAGTGTATTGGCAGACGCAGAATAAAACACGAAACTGATTCCCTACAAGTATATGTAAAGGATCAATCTACTAGCATGATGCAACGATCTATCAAAGATTGGGAGAAAAAGATTGAGCCTGTCATTTATCTTAACAGGTATGGAGAGGTAGCTTACAAGCAACGGTATCTACAACGACATCAATATAAACCTTCCAGACTTATTTTTTGGGGGAGCGATGAGCGTGGCAATCCACTTTTACAGGCATCAGAGTTAACGTATCGGTATTATGTACATCGAATCAAACGCTGCCGCGAGGTGTTAAATTCAGGAAAAAATTTTCTCAGCTTTCTTCAAGGCGAGTTTGATTGTAATACTATTGACCGTGAAATTGCTTTACACTCTAATATCGTGAGGTATGTATATTTACTTAGAGTTGTCGGTAAAGAATTTGATTTACAAGAACGTAAGGAATTTTGCCGACAACTCAACTATAGAGACACATACAGGAATTTAGTAAAGACAATAGATAAAATAAACAAAGAACTACAAGCAGAATGCCTCCCGTTCGAAGTGCAAAAGATTATTGTTAAGAAACAAACGTTTTGGATGGTAACGCTAATCGAATAA
- a CDS encoding RNA dependent RNA polymerase has protein sequence MNHDFDFTEAESLAAYYVNQQDNMLFRQIRLITGDCGKRNDYIIFVNCKTGKSHADEMNRLICEGFYVGSRHYVICERSASMTRTSILSFVDETINAELTERVTMGIHLKSTVLSKWYAYRGLMLSSCHCLEDWYPRIIIVPDYEKTIPNQKIKYVYDKEVELVNHDTGEPFTWKQKDIATGTRDIDINVFDGCGIHHPDITDAVRGMLDSKTDPTTILWRAPFIKGVTHEMDYTTFFAERGVTEITDVWGMKHDVSPTAPPAIIMCESMYKGKKYFKDTGTYADWERYWKLFRQYNHCIGIAKWNFSLDEEPIYTRANYQILQDLDLPFDEFAPLAAYSVHNMERILSGEPVALYAFLGLYADQHKGLNQYMEALLKDRRMIDEESVRHYIFSLIDKTIDEMKCGKLYLKACFKFIAPDLIMLMEHIGGLSPTGCLAADEFFTFNREGEFNGEYLIERNPHICRSEHVILNAVNNDLTNKYCRHLVNVCMVNGHSITPQRLNGCDFDGDLVFVTDNRIMMKGVHRDAPITIDIEDKITVLDEEDTLENRASMILRDHSNMIGEVSNYATAYHNKKPTSEKTRQQYESFVDLLSVINGKVIDSAKTGVVYNVPRYIAKYGRPLPYFMKYASDYYASMKHLSQANSNMNRLCWQLESWHQEQKGRKNKHKIRYHIAKELNLPEHFLQRNFDWTIMIDPSIPVDESKLDKLEVIYKKFLKENNEVVKEYRRALGLTVSQSPTEYVDAPDWTAFYNSYRLQCLDVCPNPCELANLIVRVCYERHPKKNKKFIWIVGSEGVLSNLKNVETALPMRDPDGEYEYLGNHYRMEQII, from the coding sequence ATGAATCATGATTTTGATTTTACAGAGGCAGAGAGTCTTGCCGCATATTATGTAAATCAGCAAGACAATATGTTGTTCCGTCAAATCAGATTGATTACGGGAGACTGCGGCAAGCGCAACGATTACATTATCTTTGTGAATTGTAAGACGGGAAAATCTCACGCAGATGAAATGAATCGTTTAATCTGCGAAGGATTTTATGTTGGCTCAAGGCACTATGTTATCTGCGAACGTTCTGCTTCAATGACACGAACATCTATATTATCTTTTGTAGATGAAACTATCAATGCAGAACTTACTGAGCGTGTCACTATGGGAATACATTTAAAGTCTACCGTACTTTCTAAATGGTATGCGTATCGAGGGCTGATGTTAAGCTCTTGTCATTGCTTAGAAGATTGGTATCCGCGCATCATTATTGTACCGGACTATGAAAAGACAATCCCAAATCAAAAAATTAAGTATGTCTATGACAAAGAAGTCGAGCTGGTAAATCATGACACTGGCGAACCTTTTACGTGGAAACAGAAAGATATTGCAACAGGTACGAGAGACATTGATATAAATGTATTTGATGGCTGCGGTATTCATCATCCAGATATTACGGATGCGGTACGCGGTATGTTAGACTCAAAGACCGACCCTACTACTATATTATGGCGTGCTCCATTTATTAAAGGCGTTACTCATGAGATGGATTATACTACTTTTTTTGCGGAGCGCGGCGTGACAGAGATCACAGATGTTTGGGGTATGAAGCATGATGTTTCTCCGACTGCTCCCCCAGCTATTATCATGTGCGAAAGCATGTATAAGGGTAAAAAGTATTTTAAAGATACGGGGACATACGCTGACTGGGAGCGTTACTGGAAACTGTTCCGTCAATATAATCACTGCATCGGAATTGCTAAGTGGAACTTCTCTCTCGATGAAGAACCTATCTATACCAGAGCCAATTATCAGATATTACAAGATTTAGATTTACCGTTTGATGAGTTCGCCCCGCTGGCTGCTTATTCTGTACACAACATGGAACGTATCTTATCTGGCGAACCGGTTGCATTATATGCTTTTCTCGGATTGTATGCGGATCAACACAAAGGTTTGAATCAATACATGGAAGCATTGTTGAAAGACAGGCGCATGATTGACGAAGAAAGCGTGCGTCACTATATCTTCTCTTTGATTGATAAAACGATTGACGAGATGAAATGCGGTAAGCTGTATTTGAAAGCGTGCTTCAAATTTATTGCACCGGACCTGATTATGCTGATGGAACATATAGGCGGCCTCTCCCCTACTGGCTGCCTTGCTGCTGACGAGTTCTTTACGTTTAACCGCGAAGGAGAATTTAATGGAGAATATCTGATCGAGCGTAACCCGCACATATGCCGATCTGAACACGTGATTTTGAATGCCGTCAATAATGATTTAACGAACAAGTATTGCAGACATTTGGTCAACGTGTGTATGGTGAACGGTCATTCAATTACTCCGCAACGCTTGAACGGTTGTGACTTTGACGGAGACTTAGTTTTTGTTACCGATAATAGAATCATGATGAAGGGTGTTCACAGAGATGCACCAATCACCATTGATATAGAAGATAAGATTACAGTGTTAGATGAAGAAGATACATTAGAAAATCGTGCCAGCATGATCTTGAGAGATCATAGTAACATGATCGGAGAGGTATCGAACTATGCCACTGCATACCACAACAAAAAGCCAACCTCAGAGAAAACACGCCAGCAGTATGAGTCTTTTGTAGACTTATTATCGGTTATCAATGGAAAGGTTATCGACTCTGCAAAGACGGGTGTTGTATACAATGTCCCGCGTTATATCGCTAAGTATGGCAGACCCCTTCCCTATTTTATGAAGTATGCTTCTGATTACTATGCGAGTATGAAGCATTTATCTCAGGCGAATAGCAACATGAATCGTCTCTGTTGGCAGCTTGAGTCGTGGCACCAAGAGCAAAAGGGCCGAAAGAACAAACACAAGATCCGCTATCATATAGCGAAAGAGTTAAATTTGCCAGAGCATTTTTTACAGCGCAACTTTGACTGGACGATTATGATTGACCCATCTATCCCCGTAGATGAATCAAAACTGGATAAACTGGAAGTCATCTACAAAAAGTTTTTAAAAGAGAACAATGAGGTTGTAAAGGAATACCGGCGTGCTCTCGGCTTGACAGTAAGCCAATCTCCAACAGAGTATGTTGACGCTCCTGACTGGACTGCCTTTTACAACTCATATCGGCTGCAATGCTTAGATGTGTGCCCGAACCCGTGTGAGCTTGCGAACTTGATTGTCAGGGTGTGTTATGAGAGACATCCAAAGAAGAATAAGAAATTTATTTGGATCGTAGGCAGCGAGGGTGTTTTATCAAACTTAAAGAATGTTGAGACTGCTCTCCCTATGCGAGATCCAGATGGTGAATACGAGTATTTAGGAAATCATTACAGAATGGAGCAGATTATTTGA
- a CDS encoding HU family DNA-binding protein, whose protein sequence is MTTKNIVKEIAYKMNITQDFAKEFVKAYEEVILDALNTGEEVFQRGFMRYQIKTTGGHYHYSYQKQGTVYLPLKYKVVATPTGKLRDSVAEQPVSQIEQRRRLAELETKYKKVDDDGES, encoded by the coding sequence ATGACAACAAAAAACATTGTAAAAGAAATTGCTTATAAAATGAATATCACGCAGGACTTTGCGAAAGAGTTCGTGAAAGCATATGAAGAAGTAATTCTGGACGCTTTGAATACAGGTGAAGAAGTGTTCCAGCGTGGCTTCATGAGATACCAGATTAAAACGACTGGGGGTCATTATCACTACAGTTATCAGAAGCAGGGCACCGTCTACCTTCCGCTCAAATATAAAGTAGTTGCTACTCCCACTGGCAAATTGCGTGATAGTGTTGCAGAGCAGCCGGTATCCCAGATTGAACAGCGCAGACGTTTGGCTGAACTGGAAACTAAGTATAAGAAGGTCGATGACGATGGCGAGAGCTAA
- a CDS encoding tyrosine-type recombinase/integrase, with protein MARANRSKPIKTFDAEKISAFNPETKSLLRAYRKDMALRELSPGTITGYLNDLDSWLIYVYDNQDNKSVLQLTEDDLTDFFYYCKMQGNNTRRMRRRYSSISAFYKFLRKKRKIQENPMEFVDRPVKDVDVITQTYLTIEQVEKMKKKLFENGDLTLECYALFSLSTMARVNAVANIRWEQINFGERIVTDVLEKEGKFVTLFFSTEVCHKLLQLQQFRDINCVNDGGYVFYGKGKDGKVGAATTSTLYSWARKVGRMIGVPTLHPHDFRHSGSQLLKLAGMPLEDISSLLNHESTETTRKHYLQADTNSIRAAKDKYDF; from the coding sequence ATGGCGAGAGCTAATCGGAGTAAGCCAATCAAGACTTTTGATGCAGAAAAAATTTCTGCTTTCAATCCGGAAACTAAAAGTTTGCTGAGAGCGTATCGTAAGGATATGGCATTGCGTGAATTATCTCCGGGAACTATTACAGGGTATTTAAATGATTTGGATTCATGGCTGATCTACGTGTATGACAATCAAGATAATAAATCTGTTTTACAACTGACCGAAGATGACCTGACAGACTTCTTTTATTATTGTAAAATGCAGGGCAACAATACTCGCCGTATGAGACGGCGTTATTCTAGCATTTCGGCGTTTTACAAATTCTTACGAAAGAAACGAAAGATACAAGAAAATCCAATGGAGTTTGTAGATCGCCCAGTCAAAGATGTCGATGTAATTACTCAGACATATTTAACTATAGAGCAAGTAGAGAAAATGAAAAAGAAACTGTTTGAAAACGGTGACTTGACATTGGAATGCTATGCTCTTTTTTCTTTGTCTACTATGGCGAGAGTGAATGCAGTAGCAAACATCCGATGGGAGCAAATTAACTTTGGCGAAAGAATTGTTACAGACGTGCTTGAAAAAGAAGGTAAGTTTGTGACGTTGTTTTTCTCTACTGAGGTGTGTCATAAATTATTGCAGTTACAGCAGTTCAGAGATATTAACTGTGTGAATGACGGCGGTTATGTATTTTATGGTAAGGGAAAAGATGGCAAGGTCGGCGCAGCTACTACTTCTACTTTATATAGCTGGGCACGTAAAGTTGGTCGTATGATTGGGGTTCCTACTCTACACCCTCATGATTTCCGACATTCCGGCAGCCAGCTACTTAAATTAGCCGGTATGCCGCTTGAGGATATTTCTTCTTTGTTAAACCATGAATCGACCGAAACTACTCGCAAACATTATTTGCAAGCTGATACAAATAGTATTCGTGCGGCGAAAGACAAGTATGATTTTTAA
- a CDS encoding DUF1064 domain-containing protein, translating to MLVPFFDKGDYMPSKYNVSSDIAKRTWNGVVYDSAVEMKFARDYIEPRLLSGELLKAERQIKYILQPSFKHNDMLIRPINYVADFVITYADGHQVVIDIKGMPDATAKLKRKLFFYRYPDIDYQWISYSKIDGGWITYEALAKARKARKKQRALDKKGK from the coding sequence ATGCTTGTCCCCTTTTTTGACAAAGGAGATTATATGCCCTCAAAATATAATGTAAGTTCTGACATTGCGAAGCGCACTTGGAATGGTGTCGTATATGATTCTGCTGTTGAGATGAAGTTTGCAAGAGATTATATAGAACCACGATTATTATCCGGAGAACTTTTAAAAGCAGAACGTCAAATTAAATATATTTTACAACCTTCTTTTAAACATAATGATATGTTAATTCGACCGATCAACTACGTTGCAGATTTTGTAATTACATACGCTGATGGTCATCAAGTTGTTATAGATATAAAAGGTATGCCGGATGCAACCGCAAAGTTAAAGAGGAAACTCTTTTTTTACCGCTATCCAGATATTGATTATCAATGGATCTCTTACTCAAAAATTGACGGCGGCTGGATCACATACGAAGCCCTTGCAAAAGCAAGAAAAGCTCGTAAAAAACAACGCGCGTTAGATAAGAAAGGAAAATGA
- a CDS encoding phage tail tape measure protein has product MAVSDMKVRVGVTLDPNSKNQLKSQLEGSIPDIPVHVTADVSKAKNTIDSFISGYRNKNIKLTIDGNFSNVTSGLKTIERNAAKLKQQFSKGFSGVNISEGFNANQTFSEFNKIKSQLDKLGNYKFNWDFSFDNDQQIVAEITSVDGAVQRLYYTLQQVGDQRFYVLDNIDTTGITNADAKVEQLGKTLANLQGKFDALKGAEKLDLKIAAGKSLKPDLDNATAALQKLQSAANVSKSDLNALAQSLATIKANLNISEKSATKNAAEQYKQDSKAAQQLASDLRELNTLSRTFNEFMANNTKAANFGNLSSLQAQLKEVKSTYESTKTIDHEQFSKLSTSIRDGMSSAKQFGATGSTAFEQVVSKAKELGTYLASSMMFATVIQGIRSISTEVREMDSAMTDLKKTTDGSKQDYANFLNGTQQTAQEIGTKTSDLVLSAAEWSRSGYNSLSDAQELSKWANVYTNVSEYNDVSEATKSLISTMKAYGKEVSDVSSIVDEFNAVGNTTATTSQGIGDALARAGSALSTSGNSLEQSIGLVVAGNNSLQDPEKVGNGLKTISLRLRSTKGELEALGLESDGAAESVTKLQTQLLNATNGRVNIFDANGDFKSTYEILTDLSKVWGDLDTVQQANITTWIAGATQANLFSSLMTNMGEGAEAMSTALNSSGSAMQENSRYMDSIEGKMSQLSSTFQTLSTDLLSSDLFKAAVTGANEFLQVIDKIVSATHGLAVPIAGAGAFGIFELVKNLGQLKHGCIPMI; this is encoded by the coding sequence ATGGCTGTAAGCGATATGAAAGTTAGAGTTGGTGTAACACTTGATCCAAATAGTAAAAACCAGCTAAAGTCTCAACTTGAAGGTAGTATTCCAGATATTCCGGTGCATGTCACAGCGGATGTTAGTAAGGCAAAAAATACTATCGACAGTTTTATATCTGGGTATCGCAATAAAAATATTAAGCTGACTATTGACGGCAATTTTTCCAACGTCACAAGTGGCTTAAAAACCATTGAAAGAAACGCTGCTAAATTAAAGCAGCAGTTCTCAAAAGGATTCTCCGGAGTTAATATCTCCGAAGGATTCAATGCGAACCAGACCTTTTCAGAATTTAATAAAATCAAGTCGCAGTTGGATAAACTAGGTAACTACAAATTCAACTGGGATTTTTCTTTTGATAACGATCAGCAGATTGTTGCGGAAATTACGAGTGTTGATGGTGCTGTGCAACGGCTGTATTATACGTTGCAGCAAGTAGGAGATCAACGCTTCTATGTTCTCGATAACATTGATACAACCGGTATCACAAATGCAGACGCAAAAGTTGAACAGTTAGGTAAAACACTTGCGAATCTTCAAGGCAAGTTCGATGCATTAAAAGGCGCGGAAAAACTCGATTTAAAAATTGCTGCCGGAAAATCTTTAAAACCAGATTTAGATAATGCTACTGCTGCGTTGCAAAAATTACAGTCTGCTGCGAATGTTTCTAAGTCTGACCTGAATGCTTTGGCTCAGTCTTTGGCAACTATTAAAGCCAACCTTAATATCAGCGAGAAATCCGCCACTAAAAATGCTGCCGAGCAATATAAGCAAGATTCTAAAGCTGCACAACAGCTTGCTTCTGATCTCAGAGAATTAAATACACTATCTCGCACTTTTAACGAGTTTATGGCGAACAATACGAAAGCAGCAAACTTCGGTAATCTATCTTCGTTACAAGCTCAACTAAAAGAAGTAAAGTCCACATACGAGTCTACAAAAACAATTGACCACGAGCAGTTCAGCAAACTGAGCACTTCTATTCGAGATGGAATGTCTTCTGCAAAACAGTTTGGTGCTACGGGTTCAACGGCCTTTGAGCAGGTTGTTTCCAAGGCAAAAGAACTGGGAACTTACTTAGCATCGAGTATGATGTTTGCAACCGTCATTCAGGGAATTAGATCTATTTCCACAGAAGTCCGAGAGATGGACTCTGCAATGACGGATTTAAAGAAAACAACTGATGGATCAAAGCAGGATTATGCAAACTTCTTGAACGGTACACAACAGACCGCTCAAGAAATTGGCACCAAAACATCTGATCTTGTTTTATCTGCGGCTGAATGGTCACGCTCTGGTTACAATTCATTGAGTGATGCTCAAGAGTTGTCCAAGTGGGCAAACGTTTACACAAACGTGTCTGAGTACAACGATGTATCAGAAGCAACCAAGTCTTTGATCTCGACCATGAAAGCATATGGCAAAGAGGTTTCAGATGTTTCGTCAATTGTTGACGAATTCAATGCTGTCGGTAATACGACTGCTACAACGTCTCAGGGTATTGGCGATGCTCTTGCCAGAGCCGGTTCTGCTCTTTCTACTTCTGGCAACTCTCTTGAGCAGTCAATCGGATTAGTAGTCGCTGGTAACAACAGCTTACAAGATCCAGAAAAAGTTGGTAATGGTTTAAAAACGATTTCTCTGCGTCTGCGTAGCACTAAGGGCGAACTAGAAGCTCTTGGTTTAGAGAGTGACGGAGCAGCGGAATCTGTTACAAAATTACAGACCCAGCTTTTGAATGCTACGAATGGTCGCGTGAACATCTTCGATGCAAACGGCGATTTTAAAAGCACGTATGAAATTTTAACAGACCTCTCTAAAGTGTGGGGAGATCTTGATACTGTGCAGCAAGCAAACATTACAACATGGATTGCTGGCGCGACACAGGCAAACTTATTCTCGTCTTTGATGACAAACATGGGCGAGGGTGCGGAAGCTATGTCTACTGCACTGAACAGCAGTGGCTCTGCTATGCAAGAGAACTCTCGATACATGGATTCAATCGAAGGTAAAATGTCTCAGTTAAGCTCTACCTTCCAGACATTATCTACCGACTTACTGAGTTCTGATTTGTTTAAAGCCGCCGTGACAGGAGCTAACGAGTTTCTCCAAGTCATTGATAAAATTGTATCTGCCACACATGGTCTTGCAGTTCCGATTGCCGGAGCGGGAGCATTTGGCATTTTCGAACTCGTAAAGAATCTTGGTCAACTTAAACACGGTTGCATACCTATGATTTAA